The proteins below come from a single Zea mays cultivar B73 chromosome 8, Zm-B73-REFERENCE-NAM-5.0, whole genome shotgun sequence genomic window:
- the LOC100194393 gene encoding uncharacterized protein LOC100194393, which yields MMQLPQHHKPSAHSCCPSWIRRSPPSPPPPPHKKLGGGRSRYACRLVPLLVLTVYSVVTVLRIPSASLVVSTADSERVDRREDLEALKTHLPSNQNSLEAREETRSVASLPCSAFISGEAGHGEEGVLCCDRSHYRSDVCYLRGDVRTDPSTSSVLLYNAARGSGPEKVRPYTRKFEDSVMSSIDEVTIVPVPGGHNASASALRRRCDVRHPRGVPAVVLSTGGYTGNVYHEFSDGLIPLFVTAQRFGGEVVLVVLEYHYWWLGRYGAVLEQLTNYKVVDFRSDRRVHCFDEMIVGLRIHGELVVDPKLMPNGKSIKDFQALLHRSYSRTTTTPSASPPVPVPLPLAPPSRSRSRACPRPAAKPKLLIFIRKQNRVLLNLPHVVTACRRAGFAPHVMNLRRQTPLAAIHAALASADAMVAVHGAAVTHFLFMRPGSVLLQIVPVGLDWAADAFYGKPAQQLGLEYLEYKVAPEESSLAAEYGLDSTVLRNPWVISSRGWWEMKKVYMDRQNVTVNIKRFGELLRTARTHLKNTTACAAAAALR from the exons ATGATGCAGCTGCCGCAGCATCACAAGCCGTCCGCCCACTCCTGCTGCCCGTCGTGGATCCGGAGGtccccgccgtcgccgccgccgccgccgcacaaGAAGCTGGGCGGCGGGAGGAGCCGGTATGCTTGCCGCCTCGTGCCCCTGCTCGTGCTCACCGTGTACAGCGTCGTCACCGTGCTTCGCATCCCCAGCGCCTCCCTCGTCGTCTCCACCGCCGATTCAG AGCGCGTGGACAGGCGGGAGGACTTGGAGGCGCTCAAGACCCACCTGCCGTCGAACCAGAACAGCCTCGAGGCCCGCGAGGAGACGCGGTCGGTGGCCTCCCTCCCCTGCTCCGCCTTCATCAGCG GTGAGGCGGGGCACGGCGAGGAGGGCGTCCTGTGCTGCGACCGGAGCCACTACCGCAGCGACGTGTGCTACCTGCGCGGCGACGTGCGCACGGACCCGTCCACCTCGTCGGTGCTCCTGTACAACGCGGCCCGCGGGAGCGGCCCCGAGAAGGTGCGGCCGTACACGCGCAAGTTCGAGGACAGCGTGATGAGCAGCATCGACGAGGTGACCATCGTGCCCGTGCCGGGCGGCCACAACGCGAGCGCCAGCGCCCTGCGGCGGCGGTGCGACGTCCGGCACCCGCGCGGCGTGCCGGCGGTGGTGCTCTCGACGGGCGGGTACACGGGCAACGTGTACCACGAGTTCAGCGACGGGCTGATCCCGCTGTTCGTCACGGCGCAGCGGTTCGGCGGCGAGGTGGTGCTGGTGGTGCTCGAGTACCACTACTGGTGGCTGGGCCGCTACGGCGCCGTCCTGGAGCAGCTCACCAACTacaaggtggtggacttccgctcCGACCGGCGCGTCCACTGCTTCGACGAGATGATCGTCGGGCTCCGCATCCACGGGGAGCTCGTCGTGGACCCCAAGCTCATGCCCAACG GCAAGAGCATCAAGGATTTCCAGGCGCTACTCCACCGGAGCTACAGCCGGACGACGACGACACCGTCGGCGTCGCCACCCGTGCCAGTGCCGCTTCCCCTGGCGCCGCCGTCCCGGTCCCGGTCCCGGGCgtgcccgcgcccggccgccaagCCGAAGCTGCTCATCTTCATCCGCAAGCAGAACCGCGTGCTGCTCAACCTCCCGCACGTGGTGACGGCCTGCCGGCGGGCCGGGTTCGCGCCGCACGTGATGAACCTGCGGCGGCAGACCCCGCTGGCCGCGATCCACGCCGCGCTGGCGTCGGCGGACGCCATGGTGGCCGTGCACGGCGCGGCCGTCACCCACTTCCTCTTCATGCGCCCGGGCTCCGTGCTCCTCCAGATCGTGCCCGTGGGTCTCGACTGGGCGGCCGACGCCTTCTACGGCAAGCCCGCGCAGCAGCTCGGCCTCGAGTACCTCGAGTACAAGGTGGCGCCCGAGGAGAGCTCGCTGGCCGCCGAGTACGGCCTCGACAGCACCGTTCTGAGGAACCCCTGGGTGATCAGCAGCCGCGGCTGGTGGGAGATGAAGAAAGTGTACATGGACCGCCAGAACGTCACCGTTAACATCAAGCGGTTCGGCGAGCTACTCAGGACGGCGCGGACGCACCTCAAGAACACCACGGcgtgcgccgccgccgcggcgctGAGGTAG